From a single Nicotiana tomentosiformis chromosome 2, ASM39032v3, whole genome shotgun sequence genomic region:
- the LOC138905889 gene encoding uncharacterized protein: MIDFDVILGMDWLSPYHVILDYHAKTVTLAMPWLSWLEWRDTLDYIPNRVVSFLKAQRMVEKGCEEYLAFVRYVSVDTPTVESVPIVRDFPNVFLAGLPGMPHDTDIDFSIDLMSGTQPISIPPYRMEPVELKELKEQLQELLDKHFI, translated from the coding sequence ATGATAGACTTTGACgtgatattgggcatggattggttgtcaccctatcacgttattctggactatcacgccaagaccgtgacattggctatgccatgGTTGTCGTGGTTGGAGTGGAGGGatacattggattatattcctaatAGGGTGGTGTCCTTCCTCAAGgcacaacgaatggttgagaaggggtgtgaagaatatctagcctttgtgaggtatgtcagtgttgatactcctacagttgagtcagttccgatagtgagagATTTTCCAAATGTGTTTCTAGCAGGCCTACCAGGTATGCCGCACGATACGGATATCGATTTTAGTATTGACCTaatgtcgggcactcaacccatttctattccaccatatcgtatggaaccagtggagttgaaggaattaaaggaacaacttcaggagttgcttgataagcaTTTCATTTGA
- the LOC138905890 gene encoding uncharacterized protein: MTVSEYAIRFSELSCHAPALVSTVREQVRRFIEGLSYGLRFSMARELETDTPLHQVVEIAWRMDRTGVQEREDKVSKRPRDSGEFSGARASISARNDRGYVRCRVHSPLLATRSASSILRSQVSHYAQPLFRAPPARGAFIYQSSRLGQIQF; the protein is encoded by the coding sequence atgacagtgtcagagtatgccatcagattcagtgagttgtctTGTCATGCACccgctttggtttctacagttagagagcaagtccgcagattcatcgaggggctcagttatggtcttagattcagcatggctcgggagttggagacgGATACTCCGTTACATCAGGTTGTGGAGATCGCTTGGAGGATGGATCGTACGGGTGTCcaggagagggaggataaggtATCTAAGAGGCCTCGTGATTCTGGAGAATTTAGTGGTGCCCGCGCTTCAATTTCAGCCCGTAATGACAGAGGTTATGTGAGATGCCGAGTTCATTCACCACTTCTAGCTACTCGCAGTGCTTCGTCTATTCTAAGGTCTCAGGTCTCCCACTATGCACAACCACTTTTTcgtgcacctcctgcacgaggTGCATTCATCTATCAGTCTAGTAGACTAGGTCAGATTCAGTTCTAA